Below is a window of Desulfarculaceae bacterium DNA.
GTGCCAAGGCAGCCACCTCCGCCAAGGACGAAGACAAGAAGGCCGAGGCCAAGCCCAAGCCCGTTGCCAAGAAAAAAGCCAAGCCGCGCAAGGAGACCGCCGAGGAGCGCCGGGCCCGTAAGAAGGCGCTCATGGACAAGGCCAAGCGCCTGGCCGCCCGCGACGAGAGCGTCTACGGCAAGCAGGAGAGCGACGCCACCCAGGTGATCCCCTCCACCTGCACCATCGACATGATCACCTGGACCGAGGGGCACGCCAAAGACAAGTGGCCGACTACCTTCTACGTAAGGGGCGGCCAGGTGAGCGCCACCCTTGACAGCACCTATAACTACCAGAAGCACTGCACCGACAAGTTCTGCTGCTCCAATCCGCGCACCACCGGGGTGTTCAGCGGCACCCTGATGAACAACGTGATCAGCGGGGACTGGAAGATGAAGCACCACACCCAGCAGTGCTGGCATATCTGGACCGAGAGCATCAAGGGCGGCGACGGTAAATACACCCGGCACCAGCGGCGCTGCAACTACAGCACGACTTCGGAAACCACCTTCCACATCGAGACCAAGCTGGGCATGAACGGCAGGGTCGAGGCGACCTATAGCGGCACCAGCCACGGCAGCACCACCTGGGGGCCCACCTGCTATAAAAGTGTGGCGGGCACCACCAAAACCTACAGCAACAGCTTCAGGTGGGACGACCCCAAATACCCCGAAGAGTACCGCAACAAGCTCACTATCGGCGTGTGGGAGATACGCAAACGGCCCGAGGCCGAGGAGAAGCAGGAGTGATGAAACGCATCGGTGTGACGACAGCCGCGATCTTGGCCGCCCTTTGCCTGGGCGCGGCCCCGGCCTTGGCTCAGTTCGGGCCCATGGGCGGGCCCCCCAGCCCGCCCGCCGGAACGCAGACCCAGAGCGCCCCGGCCTCGGACAAGCCCGTGGCCAAGGAGGCCTCGCCCTTCAGCCTGCCCAGCGGGCAAAAGAGCCAAAGCGCCCCGGCCGCCTCGGACCAGAAGAGCCCCTTCGCCCTGCCCGGCAAGCAGGGCGGCCAGGCCCAGGCTCCGGCGGCCTCGGGGGAAAAGTCGCCCTTCAGCCTGCCCGGCAAGAGCGGCCAGGGCCAGCCCGCCGGGGGCAGCGACAAGAGATCCTTCGCCCTGCCCTCGGCCCAGCCCAAGAAGGGCGGCCCCAGCGCCCAGGAGCTGATGGACCGGGGCGTGGCCCTGGCCCGGGAGGGTAAGCTGAAACAGGCTCAGGACGCCTTCTGGCAAGCGGTGCAGACCGAGCCCACCAACGCGGTGGCCTGGAACAACCTGGGCCTCACCCTGCGCCAACAGGGCAAGCTCAACCAGGCCGTGGGGGCCTATAAGCGGGCCATCGAGGCGGACAAGAACTACGCGGTGCCCTACAAGAACCTGGGGGTGCTTTTAGAAAAGGCGGGCGAGAACGCCCTGGCGGCCAAGGCCTACCGCCGCTACGCCAAGCTGGCCCCGGACGCTACCGATGCGGCCACGGTGAACAAGCGCGCCGCCTGGCTGGAGGCGCGGGGGAACAAAACCAAATGAGAGAATCCATCATGCGAGCAAAGCGTCTCTGGGCCGGGCTGGCCGTGGCGGCCCTGATGCTGGGCCTGGCCGGCTGCGCCGAGGTTAGCAAGCCCATGCCCCAGGAAGTCAGCGCGACCTTCAACGACGGCAGCAAGCTATACGTATTGCCCAGCGGCCTGAACCTGCGCGAGTGCCCGCGCAACGACTGCAAGATTCTCAGCGTGCTCAAGCACGGCGACATCGTGCTCAGCACCGGCGACCGCAAGGGCTGGTCCAAGGTGGAGACCGCCTCGGGCGGCCTGCGCGGCTGGGTGGCCACCCGCTATTTGGGCAGCGACCCCCAGCAGCCGGTGCCCGCCGCCAAGAGCGCCAGCGAGCCGCCCCCCCTGCCCAAGGAGCAATGGGGCCGCCCCGACGGCGTGCCGCCTCCGGTCAAGGAGCAATACGGGCAGTAGCCCTTATTTGGTGAACCGCCAGGAGTCCACCACGCGCTGGAAGGCGTTTAGGTTGGCCTGGTACACCGCCGTGGGCGCGCTGTAGCTGATCAGGAAAATGTAGCCGCCGTGTTCCAGCCCCACCTGGGCGTGGCCGTACTCCGCGGCCAGGCCCCGGGTGTCCTTGGTCTCGTAGGAGGCCAGGAAGTAGGGGGCCGGGCCACCGGCCATGTTCACCTCGCCCTTTTTGAGGATCTTGCCCTGGGGCACGTTGGCGATCTGGCGCAGCAGCCGCTTCATCTGGTCGATCAGGCTGGTGTTGCCCTGGCTCTTGGCGATGATCTGGATGATCAGCGAGACCTCGCCCCCCGGGGTGCCCGCCGGTCCGCTGATCAGGTAGTCCTTGCTCTTGGTCAGGCGCGCGTTCCAGCTCTGGGGCACCTGTAGCGAGAAGCCGAAGTTGTTCTCGCTCATCACCTTGTAGCCCTGGGGCACCGCCGGTGCCGGGGCCGGAGCCGGGGCGGCGGGCTGCTGGGCCCGAGGCGCGGGGGCCGGGGCGGGCGTGGGGGCCGGAGCCGGAGCGGGCTTAGGCGCGGCGGCCGTCTTGTCCGCCACCACGCTGAAGCCCAGCTTCTTGGCTTCCTTGTCGTTCAGATAGAACACCACCTCGTACTTGCCCAGGGGCCATCCGCTGGCCGGGGGCGAGAGCTGGAAGCTCACGTAGGCCCCTTCCTTGAGGGTGATCTCGTCCTGGGCGATCTGGCGGCGCTCGCCTTCCAGATAAAAGAACAGCGCCTTGACCTTGGTGCCCGGTGGGGCGGCGGTCACCTTGGCCGTAGCGAACAAGGGCCCGGTGCTGGGCGGCACCTCGCTAACCACCTGGGTGGGGGCCTGGGTCTTGGGGTCCACCGCCGTGGCCATCTTGGGCTCGCTGAGCTCGGCGGTGCTCACCGAGAAGGAGCCCTCGCAGCCATAGGCGGCCAGGGCCGCCAGCAGCGCGGCAAACACGATCCAGCGCGACAGTTTCATCACTCCCCTCCCATTGGCAATCACCAGGTGTTTCCGAGAATGCATCTCAGGGAATCTTATAACAGGCCCGGGCGCGGGGGTTAGGGAAAAAGCGATCCCAAGGGGTGGGCCTAGAAGCTCAGGCGCAGGCCCAGGTTGATCATCTGGGCTTGGAAGTCGTCGCCCAGGGCCAGGGACAGCTCCAGGCCGGCCTCCAGACGTTGGCTCATGCGGGCGCTCAGCCCGGCGCTGATCGCCAGGTAGTCCGAGGGCAGGCCCAGGCCCGTCACGGTGAAGGGGGCCGAACCGTAGCCCTGGAAGGCCGCGTCGACCTGCAAGGGATCGTCCTTGAACTCGTGCCACCAGGCCAGGGAGGCCCGGGGCAACAGACTCAGCCCGCCCGCCGACCAGGCCGCCGCCGCTTCCAGGCCCAGGGCGCTTTGCAGCGACTCGGCGCTCCGCCGCCCCACGGCCAGGCCCAGGGAGCCCGCCCCGGACTCGTCGAAGCTCTCCAGTTCGGCCTGGGCGTAGCGCAGCGCGGCCAGGGGCCCCAGCCGCACCCCGCCCAAATGGAAGTCGTAGCCGCCCTCCAGACCGGCCAGGCCGCTGTAGCCGTCGAAGTCGGCCGTGGCGGTGAGGCCCCGGTGGGCCAGCGCCAGGGAGCGGTGGGCCTGGGCCTCCTGGCGGGTGAAGGCCAGGGTGGCCCGGCCGTGCCAGGCTCCCCGCCGGGCCCGGCCGTAGAGCGCGGCGTGCAGGTTTTCCGCGCGGCCCCAATAGGAAGGCGCGTCCCAGGAGAGATCGCCCCGGCTGATGCCGAAGGCCCCGCCCAGCTCCAGCCAGGAGGCCGCCCGGCCCTGGCCGCCCAGGAGCAGGCCGTAAAGCTCCTGGCCGTAGCCCAGGTTGTTTCCCGAGCCGTCGCGCTCGGCCTTGGCCTCCAAGAGGCGCACCCACAGCGCGCCACGGTCCGGCGCGGCCCCGGCCGGCTCCAGGCCGCGGTCCCGCTGCTGGTCCAGCTCCAGGCCGATGGCCTCGGCCACGGTCTGGCTGCCGCGCAAGGCGGCCCAGGTGAAGGCGCCGTACATCTCCGGGCTGAGCTGTCCCAAGGCGCGGGTGATCTGCCCCGCGCTGTAGGAGAAGTCCATGGCCGCGATGAGATCGGGCATCTCGCCGCTTTGCCCCAAGGCCAGGGGCACGATGGCGTCCAGGGAGGCGGCCACGGCGCGGGTGTCGGCGCTGTCGGCGAAGCGGGTGTAGGAGGCGCGGTCCAGGCGTAGGGACACCGAATCGGCCCCGCTGCTCATGGCCAGGGACAAGACCACCGAGTCGAGCACGAACTCCAGGCTGCTGAAGCCGCCCACCAGGCTGCCCGCGCTGAGCACGGTCCAGGACTCGCTGCCCAGGTACACCCCCGGGCGCAGGGAGGCGCGCAGGGTGCCGCCGTTCAGGGTGGCCGTGCCGCTGACCGCCAAGAGGTCGCTCCGCCCCCGGGCCAGCTCCACGGCCAAGACCCCGCTGGGGCTGTTGGTGAAGTTGCCAACGATGCTGATGGTGCCGATGCTGTTGCCCGGCGAGACGGTGCCGCTGTTGACCACGTCGCCGGTGATGGTGCCGCCCCCGGCCAGGGTGCCGCTGTTGACCAGGCTGGCCGCGTTCAAGGCGCCGCCTACGTTCAGCACACCCGAGTTGTCCAGGCTGGTGGTGCTCACCGACCCGCCTACGGCCAGGTCGCCGCTGTTGACCAGGCTGGTGGTGTTCAAGATGCCGCCCACGCCCAGGTTGCCGGTGTTGGTCAAGCTGGTCGTATTCAGGGTGCCGCCCACGGCCAGCTCGCCGCTGTTGGCCAGGCTGCTGGTGTTCAAGGTGCCGCCCAGGCCCAGGTTGCCCGCGTTGGTGGTGGCCCCGTTCACCGTGGCCGTGCCGCCTATGCTGGCCGCGCCGCCGGATTCGATATTCAGGCCGGCGGTGGTGAAGGTGGCGGCGGAATCTACCTTGAGGGTGGCGCCTGGTCGCACCCCGGTGGTTCCGCTGACCGCCCAGGTGCCGGTGAGGATGGTGCTTCCGCTGCCGCCCGTTTCCAGGTTTTCAAAATTCAGGTAGGTGCTTCCCCAAAGGCTGCCGTCCTGGGCGCCCATGTTGTTCAGGCCCAGGGTGTCGTCTCCCGTGCCGCCGTCGGCCACCCCGCCCAGGGAACAGCCGCCCACCAGGACTATCTTGTCGTCGCCGTCGGCCCCGTGGATGCCGCCGCCCACCGTGCCGGAGTTGGTTATGGTGTCGTCGCCCCCGCTGCTGCCCGCCCCGCTGTTCACCGAGCCGTACACGCCGCCGCTCACCGTGCCGCTGTTGACGATGGTGTTGCCGGTGCTGGAGGTGTTCGCCCCGGTGTTGTTGGAGCCGATGAGGTCCAGGCCCACCGTGCCGCGGTTGACCACGGTGTTGCCGCCGCCGCTGGTGTTGTCGCCGTGGTTGTCCGTGCCCATGACGTAGCCGGCCACCGTGCCGCTGTTGCTCACGGTGTTGCCCCCGCCGCTGGCCCCGTCGCCGTCGTTCGCGCTGCCGTAGAGGTCGATGAGGATGCGGCCGGTGTTGCTCACGGTGTTGGAGCCGCCGGCGGAGTTGGCTCCCTGGTTGTAGCTGCCGATCACCGGGAACCAGACCCGGCCGCTGTTGGTGACTGTGTTGGAGCCGCCGCTGGTGTTGTCCCCGTAGTTGTCGGTGCCCATGAGGAAGCCTTGCACCGTGCCGCTGTTGCTCACGGTGTTGCCCCCGCCGCTGGCCCCATCGCCGTCGTTCACGCTGCCGTAGAGGTCGGTCACCAGGTGCCCCGAGTTGGTCACCGTGTTGGAGTCGCCGCTGGAGTTGTCCCCCTCGTTGTGGGAGCCGATGAGCGGGAAGAACACCCAGCCGCTGTTGCTCACGCTGTTGGAGCCCCCGTTACTGCCCGTGCCCAGGTTGTGGCTGCCTATGAGCAGGCCCAGGTCGCGTCCGGTGTTGCCCACCGTGTTGGAGCCGCCGCTGCTGTAGTCCCCCTGGTTGCTGCTGCCCACGATGTCGCCCATCACCAGGCCGCTGTTGCTCACCTGGTGGGAGCCGCTCGTGGCCCTTTCGCCCAGGTTGGCCCCGCCGAAGAGATTCCAGCCCACCTCGCCGGTGTTGACCACCCGGTTGGCCTGGCCGCTGCCGTCGTCGGCGGCGTTGTGGCTGCCGTGGATCGAGACGCCCACTGTGCCGCTGTTGACCACCAGGTTGCCGCCCTCGGCGCTCATGAGCACGTCCCCGGCCACCTCGCCCGAGTTGCTCAGGGTGTCCTGGCCGCCCTGGGTCATGTCCACGTCGCCGAGGACCATGCCCTGGTTGTCGTAGTTGTCGTCGGCGGTGGTGCCGTCCCAGTTGCCGCTGATGATGCCGCCGGCAGGGTTCACCGCGTCGGCGGCCGGGGAAGGCGCCGCCGCGCAGAGGGTCAGGATGAGCAGGGCGCAGAGGACAACGGAAGTCCGGCGGAGCATGTCGATTGGACCCGGCTTTCTTCGCCTAAGGGCGCGCCGGGGCTTTGGGCTCCATGGGCGGCGGTCCCCGAAGGCGGTTGTTCCGTGGCTGAGCGCCCCCACCGGACGGGGAATCCGCGCCGTGCGCGGCGGGGCGGTGGGGGGCAGGGCTACCAAGGCGGGAACATAGCACCCATACCCATGGGCTGTACAGGGGTTGTTCGTCCGGGCACGGGGAGGCCGGAGGGCGGATGCGCCGCCCTCCGGCCGGGGGATCGCCTAGTCGATGCGGCTCAGCTCGAAGACCACCTTGCCTCCGTCGGGGCAGGCAAGGGGGACCGGGGCGTCGGGGTCCTTGAACCAGGGGAACACCCCGCCGTAGCACAGGGTGTGCACCGTGGCCAGCATGGAGCACATGGAGTCGAAGCAGAGCTTGCCCTCCACGCGGTTGTTTTCGAAGACCACCTCGTCGCCCACCCGGTGGCCGGCGTCGCAGTGGTTCTTCACCTCCACCACCTTCACCTTCACCCGGTGGAGCTTGGGCTTGTCGGACATGGCCGCCTCCTCAGCGGATCAGGTAGGGCAACTCTTCCATGACGATGGCCTGGCGGGGGCACATGAAGGTGCACACGTCGCAATACCAACAATCATCACGATAGCGCATGTAGGGATAGCCTTGCGAGCCGAAATGGATCACGTCCATGGGGCACATGTCCACGCAGACCCCGCAGCGCACGCAGCGCTCGCGGTCGAACTTCAGCCAGGAGAAATCCTTCTCGCCGTACTCCACTCCGTTTACCTGGCTCATGATCAGTTCTCCTCCTTGGCCATGAAGCGGCGCGGGGTGGCCATGCCCTGCGCGTCCAGATGGGCTTTCATCCAGGGATCGTCCTTGGGATTTTTCCACTCCGGCCCCTTCTGGAACATGGGCCCGGTGTCGAACTCCAGGTCAGGGTAGGCGTACTCCATGGAGGTGGGGTACTCCCACTGGTGGGCCGGGCTCTGGCGCTTGGCCAGGGTCATCTCGCCGCCCTCGCCCTTTTTGATCACCACCCAGACGCCTTCCCACTCCGGCTTCTTGGCCGGCATGTCCACCCGCCAGTGCTGGTAGCCCCAGCGGCTCTCCTCGCGGAACAGGCTGGAGCGGGCCATCATCTCGCCCACGGTGAGGATGCTCTTGATCTCCTGCACCTTGAACAGGTCGTGCAGGCTCACCGCCTGGATGCGGGGCAGATCCTCCTGGCGGATGCGCTCCATCCACCAGGCGGCCTTTTCCAGGAACACGGGGTTCTTGGGGGGCTTGAGGTAATACTGCACCCGGGCGCGGGCCTTGAACTCCACCAGGCTGGTGGGCAGGCCGCCCTCGCGGCCCAGGGGGGCCT
It encodes the following:
- a CDS encoding tetratricopeptide repeat protein, whose translation is MKRIGVTTAAILAALCLGAAPALAQFGPMGGPPSPPAGTQTQSAPASDKPVAKEASPFSLPSGQKSQSAPAASDQKSPFALPGKQGGQAQAPAASGEKSPFSLPGKSGQGQPAGGSDKRSFALPSAQPKKGGPSAQELMDRGVALAREGKLKQAQDAFWQAVQTEPTNAVAWNNLGLTLRQQGKLNQAVGAYKRAIEADKNYAVPYKNLGVLLEKAGENALAAKAYRRYAKLAPDATDAATVNKRAAWLEARGNKTK
- a CDS encoding SH3 domain-containing protein, giving the protein MRAKRLWAGLAVAALMLGLAGCAEVSKPMPQEVSATFNDGSKLYVLPSGLNLRECPRNDCKILSVLKHGDIVLSTGDRKGWSKVETASGGLRGWVATRYLGSDPQQPVPAAKSASEPPPLPKEQWGRPDGVPPPVKEQYGQ
- a CDS encoding autotransporter domain-containing protein is translated as MLRRTSVVLCALLILTLCAAAPSPAADAVNPAGGIISGNWDGTTADDNYDNQGMVLGDVDMTQGGQDTLSNSGEVAGDVLMSAEGGNLVVNSGTVGVSIHGSHNAADDGSGQANRVVNTGEVGWNLFGGANLGERATSGSHQVSNSGLVMGDIVGSSNQGDYSSGGSNTVGNTGRDLGLLIGSHNLGTGSNGGSNSVSNSGWVFFPLIGSHNEGDNSSGDSNTVTNSGHLVTDLYGSVNDGDGASGGGNTVSNSGTVQGFLMGTDNYGDNTSGGSNTVTNSGRVWFPVIGSYNQGANSAGGSNTVSNTGRILIDLYGSANDGDGASGGGNTVSNSGTVAGYVMGTDNHGDNTSGGGNTVVNRGTVGLDLIGSNNTGANTSSTGNTIVNSGTVSGGVYGSVNSGAGSSGGDDTITNSGTVGGGIHGADGDDKIVLVGGCSLGGVADGGTGDDTLGLNNMGAQDGSLWGSTYLNFENLETGGSGSTILTGTWAVSGTTGVRPGATLKVDSAATFTTAGLNIESGGAASIGGTATVNGATTNAGNLGLGGTLNTSSLANSGELAVGGTLNTTSLTNTGNLGVGGILNTTSLVNSGDLAVGGSVSTTSLDNSGVLNVGGALNAASLVNSGTLAGGGTITGDVVNSGTVSPGNSIGTISIVGNFTNSPSGVLAVELARGRSDLLAVSGTATLNGGTLRASLRPGVYLGSESWTVLSAGSLVGGFSSLEFVLDSVVLSLAMSSGADSVSLRLDRASYTRFADSADTRAVAASLDAIVPLALGQSGEMPDLIAAMDFSYSAGQITRALGQLSPEMYGAFTWAALRGSQTVAEAIGLELDQQRDRGLEPAGAAPDRGALWVRLLEAKAERDGSGNNLGYGQELYGLLLGGQGRAASWLELGGAFGISRGDLSWDAPSYWGRAENLHAALYGRARRGAWHGRATLAFTRQEAQAHRSLALAHRGLTATADFDGYSGLAGLEGGYDFHLGGVRLGPLAALRYAQAELESFDESGAGSLGLAVGRRSAESLQSALGLEAAAAWSAGGLSLLPRASLAWWHEFKDDPLQVDAAFQGYGSAPFTVTGLGLPSDYLAISAGLSARMSQRLEAGLELSLALGDDFQAQMINLGLRLSF
- a CDS encoding TIGR04076 family protein; this translates as MSDKPKLHRVKVKVVEVKNHCDAGHRVGDEVVFENNRVEGKLCFDSMCSMLATVHTLCYGGVFPWFKDPDAPVPLACPDGGKVVFELSRID
- a CDS encoding 4Fe-4S binding protein yields the protein MSQVNGVEYGEKDFSWLKFDRERCVRCGVCVDMCPMDVIHFGSQGYPYMRYRDDCWYCDVCTFMCPRQAIVMEELPYLIR